The sequence cctccccGTCGAATACCCCTTCAAGCCCCCCACCGTCCGCTTCACCACCCGCCTCTACCACCCCAACGTCACCAACGACTCCCTCGGCAACATATGCCTGGGCATCCTCAAGCCCGAGAACTGGAAGCCCTccaccaagattgccgcGGTGCTGGACGCCGTGCGCAACCTGCTCGTCGAGCCGCAGCCCGATGACCCCCTCGAGGAGAGAATCGCAGACGAGTACAGAAACGACAGGGCGAGCTGGGAGAAGAATGTCAGGATTCACGTCGAGAAATATGCGCTTACTGAGCCTGCCTTTCCGCCGGCTGCCAAGTAGGCAGGCCAAAGGTTTCTGACATTCAAACTGTTTGCCTCATATAATCTTATGACCAACGATGACCAACGATGATGTATTCGTCGACGAGACACGAGTGCTGCTACGAAGCATGATATACATGAAACGCCATGTGCTGGGAGAGAAAGGATCGCTTATGACGTCGGGAGAAGCGAGGGCCGATATGAACAAGTGCTACTCTATCAGGTGGAGCAGTGACAGAATACACATACAATGCACAAGATGATCTGGAGATGGACAAGaaatgttgatgatgacattGGTGAGGCGGGGACAAGATGCGGCGACTGTAATGTCGTGTAGATCAAGGAGGCGTCCGGGCACAATTACCTGCCAACCCACTGTACA is a genomic window of Pochonia chlamydosporia 170 chromosome Unknown PCv3seq00010, whole genome shotgun sequence containing:
- a CDS encoding ubiquitin-conjugating enzyme (similar to Beauveria bassiana ARSEF 2860 XP_008602326.1); its protein translation is MSTKRITKEFAEVSQSPPEGFTVALPPNESIHTWQITLVPPPTSPFHPGKYGILLTLPVEYPFKPPTVRFTTRLYHPNVTNDSLGNICLGILKPENWKPSTKIAAVLDAVRNLLVEPQPDDPLEERIADEYRNDRASWEKNVRIHVEKYALTEPAFPPAAK